A single window of Sulfitobacter sp. JL08 DNA harbors:
- a CDS encoding response regulator — protein MEDSSDFKAQLSKLRHDIRTPVGHIIGYAEMIEEDLPPDLLKTFSGDLQAIQNAGHKMLALIEDFLGASTDSPEEVNVGDAQFQFRMQLNHINGYSEMIFEEATDLDEAEFISDLENIADAGRAALSLVDDIPQRLLEKNANKKTAPKKKGKFSPQQDMSIITSQIGQGGELLLVDDDPSNRELLRRRVKRMGYSARTVSSGEEALALLETDRFDLVLLDYMMPGLTGLETLQRMKASSRLRTIPVIMLSASDDIEMMVDCILQGAEDYIFKPFNPILLQARISACLEKVRLRQNISKQFRIFISSPGDVIPERRVAKTVIGRLNEEFFGRAYLIPILWEEEPMLASETFQAQIHPPHETEIYVGILWSRIGSPLPDTILRPDGTRYESGTAFEFEDALGGFKQQGSPEMLLYRKQGAPTLSLEDRDVVLDRLDQIDKLTRYLDRWLIGEDGSYIGAFHMFETEEQLDSMLEMHLRKLVEARLAADTSTETDAA, from the coding sequence GTGGAAGATAGCAGCGATTTCAAGGCGCAACTTTCAAAGTTGCGCCACGACATTCGCACACCGGTAGGCCATATCATCGGCTACGCCGAGATGATTGAGGAGGATCTGCCACCTGATCTCCTGAAGACATTTTCGGGAGACCTTCAAGCAATCCAGAATGCAGGTCACAAAATGCTTGCCCTTATAGAAGATTTCTTGGGCGCTTCGACGGACTCGCCCGAGGAGGTCAATGTAGGTGACGCTCAGTTTCAGTTTCGAATGCAACTCAACCACATAAACGGTTATTCGGAAATGATCTTCGAGGAGGCGACAGACCTCGACGAAGCCGAGTTCATATCTGACCTGGAAAATATCGCCGACGCGGGGCGAGCAGCGCTAAGTCTCGTAGATGACATCCCGCAACGTTTGCTCGAAAAAAACGCAAACAAAAAAACCGCGCCAAAGAAAAAAGGCAAATTCTCTCCGCAACAAGACATGTCGATAATTACCAGTCAAATCGGCCAAGGGGGCGAACTCTTGCTGGTAGACGACGATCCGTCAAACCGCGAGCTATTAAGGCGGCGTGTTAAGCGCATGGGATACTCGGCGCGGACGGTGTCCAGCGGAGAGGAGGCCCTTGCCCTCCTCGAAACCGATCGATTTGACCTTGTCCTGCTTGATTACATGATGCCCGGCCTGACTGGCCTTGAGACCCTGCAGCGAATGAAGGCGTCTTCTCGCCTGCGCACGATCCCGGTGATCATGCTGTCTGCGTCTGACGATATTGAAATGATGGTCGATTGTATCCTTCAGGGTGCCGAAGACTACATATTTAAGCCGTTCAATCCGATCCTGCTTCAAGCGCGGATCAGTGCTTGTCTTGAAAAGGTCCGCCTCCGCCAGAACATCTCAAAGCAATTCAGAATATTCATTTCTTCACCCGGCGACGTCATTCCCGAACGGCGAGTGGCAAAAACTGTGATTGGGCGTCTTAACGAGGAATTCTTTGGGCGTGCCTATCTGATCCCAATTCTCTGGGAAGAGGAGCCCATGCTGGCTTCTGAGACTTTCCAGGCTCAGATCCACCCACCGCATGAGACGGAAATCTACGTTGGTATTCTTTGGTCTCGCATCGGCTCGCCTCTACCTGATACGATCCTGAGACCTGACGGGACCCGATACGAATCTGGTACGGCATTTGAATTCGAGGACGCACTAGGCGGTTTTAAGCAGCAAGGCTCTCCGGAGATGCTTCTCTACAGAAAGCAGGGGGCGCCGACGTTGTCGCTCGAGGATCGTGACGTTGTTCTCGACAGGCTCGACCAGATCGACAAGCTCACCCGGTATCTCGATCGCTGGCTGATTGGCGAAGACGGCTCCTATATCGGAGCTTTTCATATGTTTGAAACAGAGGAACAACTCGATTCAATGCTCGAGATGCATCTACGGAAACTCGTTGAGGCTCGGCTGGCAGCGGATACATCGACGGAAACAGACGCAGCTTAA
- a CDS encoding cyclic nucleotide-binding domain-containing protein codes for MDAIQQVIPALGLFGLLACATLLLVRIATVYVSGRVHRIRASAELIGLLVLLDFTIGPGLRFLGADSLVAPVERAVIAATAIGFAFLLNSVIRVVLWDGLLSDHGERKVPVIVTGSVGVAFYLAAILLVMHFVYDEPVGGLLATSGVAALVLGFAAQSTLKEVFSGVALNATQALRIGDYVEIDGVYGQVHEINWRSISVKNPHTNSLYIFPNSGVADRTILNFSEPTSRFRYYLTFTLELSCPPELAIRAIAKELENSRFVRRDPKPDFNMLGYTSEGIEVRVRWHFDDDDHWWDAQNEMVMAIWSAMRKHRLRIAINRHWLGTGDEWEKLDREGAADFGKDKVADQLGKSEIFSECTEENLVQLAEAARIITLNPPACYYEPGEPSDGLYFVLSGNVALHQRIEDDRVNEVKVENCPSGEIFGLQSFLNGTPRNYLAQAEQYSVVAHLPEDALRSLMSDSPEIQLKLQDALAQRAPQREKDAKVAHKELLAAMHAEERRKLSEELRQNVGELLERPALHHFMSLLSSKVRHEDIIKATMAGAAIIAACRGDVDEEEELFLRRTMAEADLLRHMDIDHGLELFREFAASDDVMARNGQVFAMLDRASEMKGAPQIAHAIAVGMTGVHGTPTQKECEALVDISKRLDLEAPKWALGVEG; via the coding sequence ATGGATGCCATACAACAGGTGATACCTGCCTTGGGTCTTTTTGGGCTTCTGGCCTGCGCCACCCTTTTATTGGTGCGCATTGCGACCGTGTATGTGTCCGGGCGCGTTCACCGCATCCGAGCATCCGCGGAACTCATTGGCTTGCTGGTGTTGCTCGATTTCACAATCGGCCCCGGGCTTCGTTTTTTAGGTGCAGATTCGCTTGTCGCACCTGTAGAGAGAGCTGTTATTGCTGCGACAGCCATCGGTTTTGCCTTTCTGTTAAATAGTGTGATTCGGGTTGTCCTTTGGGATGGACTGCTCTCGGATCATGGCGAGAGGAAGGTCCCAGTCATTGTTACGGGAAGCGTCGGGGTTGCGTTCTATCTTGCAGCAATCTTGCTGGTTATGCACTTCGTCTACGATGAGCCGGTTGGAGGTCTGCTGGCCACATCGGGCGTGGCGGCGCTGGTGCTCGGCTTCGCGGCGCAATCAACACTCAAGGAGGTCTTCTCCGGCGTTGCTCTCAATGCCACTCAGGCCTTGCGTATCGGCGACTATGTCGAGATCGATGGAGTTTATGGTCAAGTCCATGAGATCAACTGGCGCTCGATCTCGGTCAAAAACCCCCATACCAACTCGCTTTATATCTTTCCCAACAGTGGTGTCGCTGATCGAACCATCCTGAACTTCAGCGAACCCACTAGTCGGTTTCGCTATTACCTCACTTTTACTTTGGAACTGTCCTGTCCTCCGGAACTCGCCATTCGTGCGATCGCAAAAGAGCTTGAGAACTCGAGGTTCGTTCGCCGTGACCCGAAACCTGACTTCAATATGCTTGGATATACCAGTGAGGGCATTGAAGTGAGGGTTCGTTGGCATTTCGATGATGACGATCATTGGTGGGATGCACAGAATGAGATGGTTATGGCTATCTGGAGTGCGATGAGAAAGCATCGGCTGCGCATCGCGATCAACCGACATTGGCTGGGTACCGGCGACGAGTGGGAGAAACTCGACCGGGAAGGCGCCGCTGATTTCGGGAAAGACAAGGTCGCCGACCAGCTCGGAAAATCAGAAATATTCTCGGAATGCACTGAGGAAAATCTGGTTCAGCTGGCCGAAGCCGCTAGAATTATAACGCTCAATCCACCGGCTTGCTATTATGAGCCGGGCGAGCCGTCAGATGGGCTCTATTTCGTCCTTAGCGGAAATGTCGCGCTTCATCAGCGCATAGAAGATGACAGAGTGAACGAAGTCAAAGTGGAGAATTGCCCGAGTGGAGAGATATTTGGCCTGCAAAGCTTCCTGAATGGCACACCTCGAAATTACCTAGCACAGGCGGAACAATATTCAGTGGTCGCACATCTTCCCGAGGACGCACTCCGAAGCTTGATGTCCGATAGCCCTGAAATCCAACTCAAACTACAAGACGCGCTCGCGCAGCGTGCTCCGCAACGCGAAAAGGATGCCAAGGTTGCTCACAAAGAACTTCTGGCGGCTATGCATGCTGAAGAGCGTCGAAAGCTTTCCGAAGAGCTACGACAGAACGTGGGAGAATTACTGGAACGTCCGGCCTTGCACCATTTCATGAGCCTTCTGTCATCCAAGGTGCGCCATGAAGATATTATCAAGGCAACAATGGCAGGCGCTGCAATCATCGCAGCCTGCCGGGGTGATGTAGATGAGGAGGAAGAACTGTTTCTCCGACGCACTATGGCGGAGGCTGACTTGCTCAGACACATGGATATTGATCACGGGTTGGAATTGTTTCGCGAGTTTGCGGCCTCAGACGATGTTATGGCGCGGAACGGTCAGGTTTTCGCTATGCTCGACCGGGCAAGCGAGATGAAGGGCGCACCGCAGATCGCCCACGCGATTGCCGTCGGGATGACAGGCGTCCACGGAACGCCGACCCAGAAGGAATGCGAGGCGCTTGTGGACATCTCGAAACGACTCGACCTGGAAGCGCCGAAATGGGCACTGGGAGTCGAGGGATAG
- a CDS encoding helix-turn-helix domain-containing protein: MAASYYVNTFDLPPDQARAIWREITDETYELASAACAGNDYRFATRMWLAPDILFFRVRAKANTIFRPSKLVEGRPTRLIKVKLYQYGGETIQLDGEKFHLDSSALHFIDQHRSKSEAHTDHELVSIFLPYHALGYDPSTHPPVLSFSLDSALGRFLLASIDAAFQELDHLSQNELSVLAESISGTLKSVLSNRTRHKKYKNAQNDQVNAIKDFIEKNLKCTWLGAGRISQELKLSRATLFRHLEEYGGVNRYIVSRRLSRAYRDLSEAQPVRGVVKAVAERWAFSSQAHFSRVFKEEFDVSPVSLVGRWVQKPHDAAATDNAHERGNISQYAPDIAALKWAYERYR, encoded by the coding sequence ATGGCTGCATCTTACTACGTCAATACTTTTGATTTGCCGCCAGATCAGGCGCGAGCAATTTGGCGTGAGATAACCGACGAAACATACGAACTAGCTTCAGCAGCCTGTGCGGGGAACGACTATAGATTTGCCACGCGTATGTGGCTTGCACCGGATATCTTATTTTTCAGGGTCCGAGCGAAAGCGAACACCATATTCAGACCGAGCAAGCTAGTCGAGGGGCGCCCCACTCGCCTCATAAAGGTTAAACTGTATCAGTATGGCGGAGAAACCATTCAGTTAGATGGTGAGAAATTCCACTTGGATAGCAGTGCACTCCACTTTATCGATCAACATCGATCCAAAAGCGAAGCTCACACAGATCACGAACTGGTTTCGATCTTTTTACCCTATCACGCACTTGGATATGACCCGTCGACCCATCCGCCCGTCTTGAGTTTCAGCCTAGACTCCGCCCTCGGACGTTTTCTTTTGGCGAGCATTGACGCCGCATTTCAGGAGCTTGACCATCTGAGCCAAAATGAGCTTTCGGTTCTTGCAGAAAGCATCTCAGGGACGCTCAAAAGCGTTCTATCTAATAGAACGAGACATAAAAAATATAAAAATGCCCAAAATGACCAAGTTAATGCCATCAAGGACTTCATTGAAAAGAATCTTAAATGTACTTGGCTTGGCGCGGGTAGGATATCCCAAGAATTGAAACTGTCCCGAGCGACACTGTTCCGCCACCTGGAAGAATACGGAGGAGTGAACCGGTACATTGTTTCGCGCCGGTTGAGCAGAGCATATCGGGATTTGTCTGAGGCACAGCCCGTGCGAGGCGTCGTTAAGGCCGTTGCCGAACGTTGGGCATTTTCTTCACAAGCTCACTTCAGTCGGGTGTTTAAGGAAGAATTTGACGTAAGCCCCGTGTCTTTGGTCGGTCGGTGGGTTCAAAAGCCTCATGATGCGGCAGCAACGGACAACGCTCATGAGCGAGGGAACATCTCTCAATATGCGCCCGACATCGCTGCGCTAAAGTGGGCGTACGAACGTTACAGATAG
- a CDS encoding glutamine synthetase beta-grasp domain-containing protein, whose translation MGNARLDYIWLDGYDIANIRTKAQIHPDSSYNGSVEDTPKWGFDGSSTQQAEGHDSDCILQPVRVYPNPFRQNAYLVLCEVFHRDGRPHETNTRNLIDREAEAEFWFGFEQEYILMTSNGRPVGFPDGGFPEPQGPYYCAVGSHRVEARELVDEHWDACLTADLGVTGINAEVMLGQWEFQCFGKGALRAADDLIVARFLLQLITEKYDLIATLDPKPISGDWNGSGMHSNFSYDYLRDVGGQSYIEALCEGFRPFHQDHIDVYGAGNERRLTGSHETASIDQFSFGASNRGASIRIPLYTTTHDWKGYLEDRRPASDADPYLVVDRIMRTVKVAHEKALEAV comes from the coding sequence ATGGGAAACGCTCGTCTCGACTACATCTGGCTGGACGGTTACGACATCGCGAACATCCGTACAAAAGCACAAATCCACCCAGATAGTTCGTACAATGGATCTGTTGAAGACACCCCGAAATGGGGTTTCGATGGCAGTTCCACTCAGCAGGCGGAGGGCCATGACTCTGACTGCATTTTGCAGCCCGTTCGTGTCTATCCGAACCCCTTCAGGCAAAACGCCTACCTCGTTTTGTGCGAGGTTTTTCATCGAGATGGGCGCCCGCACGAAACCAACACGCGAAATCTGATTGATCGAGAAGCCGAAGCTGAATTCTGGTTTGGTTTTGAGCAGGAATACATTTTGATGACCTCAAATGGTCGACCTGTTGGGTTTCCCGATGGCGGCTTTCCCGAGCCTCAGGGACCGTATTATTGCGCCGTGGGATCGCATCGCGTCGAGGCGAGAGAATTGGTTGATGAACACTGGGACGCTTGCCTAACCGCCGACCTGGGTGTGACTGGGATCAATGCCGAGGTCATGTTGGGTCAGTGGGAATTTCAGTGTTTTGGAAAGGGAGCCCTTCGTGCGGCCGACGATTTGATCGTAGCGAGGTTCCTACTTCAACTAATCACAGAGAAGTATGATCTGATTGCAACCCTCGACCCAAAACCGATCTCTGGGGATTGGAATGGCTCTGGCATGCACTCAAACTTCTCGTACGACTACCTGCGGGATGTCGGCGGACAGAGCTACATTGAAGCGCTATGCGAAGGCTTCCGCCCATTCCACCAAGATCATATCGATGTTTATGGTGCTGGAAACGAACGCAGATTGACTGGGTCTCATGAAACGGCCTCTATCGATCAGTTCAGCTTTGGAGCATCGAACCGAGGTGCATCAATCCGCATCCCGCTCTACACGACAACGCATGACTGGAAAGGGTATCTTGAGGACCGGCGTCCTGCATCTGATGCTGACCCATATCTCGTCGTCGACCGCATCATGCGCACGGTCAAAGTGGCTCACGAAAAAGCGCTAGAAGCCGTCTAG
- a CDS encoding MASE1 domain-containing protein encodes MPKYETQRNSLPIGPKFLVIFVLYFFVSLVLGILSLTLAANYDGVAIIWLPAGSAVVALVFIDMRLWPSIALASFVSNLYFGSNIQAAVGIGIGSALGAIIATLALRALGPWNELSIFFKALKLGTIGAAISASISAGFGVASLYFSGIVPASNMAKNWTRWVLGDSVGIFLFSSFILIYYMIEDRKSNNAEP; translated from the coding sequence TTGCCCAAGTACGAAACTCAGCGGAACAGCCTACCCATAGGCCCAAAGTTTCTTGTCATATTCGTTTTGTATTTCTTTGTCAGTTTGGTTTTGGGCATACTTAGCCTGACATTAGCGGCTAACTACGACGGTGTCGCGATCATCTGGTTGCCTGCCGGTTCTGCTGTTGTTGCGCTGGTCTTTATAGATATGCGGCTTTGGCCAAGCATTGCTTTGGCATCCTTTGTTTCAAACCTGTATTTTGGATCAAACATCCAAGCCGCCGTTGGAATTGGTATCGGGAGTGCTCTGGGCGCAATTATAGCCACCTTGGCCCTGCGTGCTCTGGGCCCTTGGAATGAGCTTTCGATCTTTTTCAAAGCTCTAAAACTGGGCACCATCGGGGCAGCAATAAGTGCAAGCATTAGTGCCGGATTTGGTGTTGCATCACTTTATTTCTCAGGCATTGTGCCAGCTTCAAATATGGCAAAAAATTGGACGCGGTGGGTGTTGGGGGATTCAGTCGGGATCTTTTTGTTTAGCTCATTCATCCTGATCTATTACATGATTGAAGACCGTAAAAGCAACAATGCCGAGCCCTAA
- a CDS encoding SulP family inorganic anion transporter — MFDDNAEWELGLMQTGWKQELKENLRGPVVVPSITAGLVAGVLTVTFMFSYSAVIFTGELSGYVPRATGQLLFGGVVIALVIGLFSELRGVVALPQDNPTAIIAVMIATLSQLPGSTLSPEMLFAQAVVIMVASTALSGVIFYLVGRWRLAAFVQLIPYPVIAGFLAATGWLLFKGSFSVMADQKFDFSQLGALGEVTHLWLPGAAFAIITLFVSLKYSNVFIMPGLILGAVALFHVILILSGVASQEAIDGGWLLQPFGEGALWQPVPLSTFLAADWTLFVTEFTGLATILSIALISVLLNLTALESAFNRDIDVHREMRLAGLANMLAAPGGSLVGYHYVSLSTLGRRMRGDSRLVGVVVAVFCLLTMTVGAGALSVFPKFVLGGLVMFIGLGFLFDWVVKSWSSLRRGDVAIIFVILFVVEFIGFLEGVATGVAAAVVLFVISYSKINVVRLAIEGSNFSSAVDRPEDQRNALTTEGKKILYLKLHGFIFFASSIRLYEEVAGALSKQEAAPEFVILDFQQVSGLDTSAVHGLVKIKKKALEVGTQLALAHVSEEIDRRLHEEKFLDGDAVIEPIFKDADSALEWCEDFLLRTAGFDPSPKALPIDDQLNKVFKREIDVQKFRSYLETIEFSYGDVVSEPGNEQRMLYFIEQGTISIYLAELDGKNRRIRSAGSGSMVGVASFFRQGNIGPLVLGIADTEGTAHVMTESAFERMKSEDPELVLSFQTFALEYVSERLASNLRTLSSILRLEE; from the coding sequence ATGTTCGACGATAATGCTGAGTGGGAATTAGGATTGATGCAGACTGGCTGGAAACAGGAACTCAAGGAAAACTTGCGTGGCCCCGTTGTTGTCCCAAGTATCACCGCCGGACTGGTTGCGGGTGTCCTGACGGTCACCTTCATGTTTTCCTATTCGGCCGTGATTTTTACCGGTGAACTCTCCGGCTACGTGCCACGAGCGACAGGGCAACTCCTCTTTGGTGGTGTTGTAATTGCGCTTGTCATTGGGCTCTTCAGCGAGCTTCGCGGCGTCGTGGCTTTGCCACAAGACAACCCAACGGCAATCATCGCTGTCATGATTGCGACTCTATCCCAACTTCCCGGGAGCACGCTCTCGCCAGAGATGCTGTTTGCCCAGGCGGTGGTAATAATGGTGGCGTCGACAGCTCTTTCGGGTGTGATCTTCTACCTCGTCGGCCGGTGGCGGCTCGCAGCCTTTGTCCAGCTGATTCCGTATCCGGTGATCGCTGGTTTTCTGGCGGCAACGGGGTGGCTGCTTTTCAAGGGCTCCTTCAGCGTAATGGCGGATCAAAAGTTTGATTTTTCCCAGCTCGGTGCACTCGGCGAAGTCACGCATCTTTGGCTGCCCGGAGCCGCATTCGCTATCATTACGTTGTTCGTGTCCCTCAAGTACTCCAATGTTTTCATCATGCCGGGGCTCATCTTGGGCGCGGTAGCTCTTTTTCACGTAATTCTAATTCTCAGTGGTGTTGCGAGCCAGGAAGCCATTGACGGAGGGTGGTTGCTGCAACCATTTGGGGAAGGCGCGTTGTGGCAGCCTGTACCTCTTTCAACATTTCTTGCCGCCGATTGGACGTTGTTTGTGACAGAATTCACAGGGTTGGCCACTATTCTTTCGATTGCGCTCATCTCTGTACTTCTTAACCTCACAGCTCTCGAGTCGGCCTTTAACCGTGACATAGACGTCCACCGCGAGATGCGCCTGGCCGGACTTGCAAACATGCTTGCTGCGCCTGGCGGAAGTCTTGTTGGATATCACTACGTAAGCCTCTCCACTCTCGGGCGTCGTATGCGTGGAGACAGTAGGCTCGTTGGGGTCGTAGTCGCAGTATTTTGCCTTCTTACAATGACGGTCGGCGCAGGTGCTCTGTCTGTATTCCCAAAATTTGTGCTGGGCGGCTTGGTAATGTTTATCGGACTAGGTTTCCTTTTCGATTGGGTTGTTAAAAGTTGGTCCAGTCTACGGCGCGGTGACGTCGCCATAATATTTGTGATCCTTTTTGTGGTCGAGTTTATCGGATTTCTCGAAGGTGTTGCGACCGGCGTAGCCGCAGCCGTAGTTCTCTTCGTGATTAGCTACAGCAAAATTAACGTTGTTCGCTTAGCCATAGAGGGGAGTAATTTTTCGAGTGCCGTTGATCGCCCGGAAGACCAGCGAAACGCCCTGACTACCGAAGGCAAAAAAATTCTATATCTTAAACTTCACGGTTTCATTTTTTTCGCGTCCTCAATTAGGTTGTATGAGGAAGTGGCTGGAGCTCTATCTAAACAAGAGGCCGCACCAGAGTTCGTAATTTTGGACTTTCAGCAGGTTTCCGGATTGGATACGTCTGCCGTTCATGGCCTCGTCAAAATTAAGAAAAAGGCTCTCGAAGTCGGAACGCAGCTTGCGCTGGCTCACGTCTCAGAAGAAATTGATCGACGGTTGCACGAAGAAAAATTTCTAGATGGCGATGCTGTTATCGAGCCGATCTTCAAGGATGCAGACAGTGCCTTGGAATGGTGCGAAGATTTTCTTCTAAGAACGGCTGGTTTTGATCCAAGCCCAAAAGCGTTGCCGATAGACGATCAGTTGAACAAGGTTTTCAAGAGAGAGATCGATGTCCAAAAATTCCGGAGCTACTTGGAAACGATTGAGTTCTCATATGGTGATGTTGTTTCAGAACCTGGCAATGAGCAGCGCATGCTGTACTTTATCGAACAGGGGACCATTTCGATTTATCTCGCCGAGTTAGACGGAAAAAACCGTAGAATACGAAGTGCGGGCTCAGGTTCGATGGTCGGCGTGGCAAGCTTCTTCAGGCAAGGAAATATCGGCCCGCTTGTGCTAGGTATAGCGGACACAGAAGGAACCGCTCACGTTATGACAGAATCGGCATTCGAACGTATGAAGTCCGAAGATCCGGAATTGGTCCTTTCGTTCCAAACATTTGCGCTCGAATACGTTTCAGAGCGGTTGGCAAGTAACTTGCGAACACTTTCATCGATCCTTCGCCTCGAAGAATAA